One Equus caballus isolate H_3958 breed thoroughbred chromosome 14, TB-T2T, whole genome shotgun sequence DNA segment encodes these proteins:
- the MAT2B gene encoding methionine adenosyltransferase 2 subunit beta isoform X2, producing MPEMPEDMEQEEVNIPSRRVLVTGATGLLGRAVYREFKQNNWHAFGCGYRRARPKFEQVNLLDSDAVRHIVHDVQPHVIVHCAAERRPDVVENQPDAASRLNVDASRNLAKEAAAIGAFLIYISSDYVFDGTNPPYREEDIPSPLNLYGKTKLEGEKAVLENNLGAAVLRIPVLYGEVEKLEESAVTIMFDKVQFSNKSANMDHWQQRFPTHVKDVATVCRQLAEKRMLDPSIKGTFHWSGNEQMTKYEMACAIADAFNLPSSHLRPITDSPVLGALRPRNAQLDCSKLETLGIGQRTPFRIGIKESLWPFLIDKRWRQTVFH from the exons ATGCCTGAAATGCCGGAGGACATGGAACAG GAGGAAGTGAACATCCCCAGCAGGCGGGTTCTGGTCACTGGTGCCACTGGGCTTCTTGGCAGAGCTGTGTACAGAGAATTTAAGCAGAATAATTGGCATGCCTTTGGCTGTGGTTATAGAAGAGCGAGGCCAAAGTTTGAGCAGGTCAATCTGTTGGACTCCGATGCGGTTCGTCACATTGTTCATGACGTTCAG CCCCACGTCATAGTGCATTGTGCAGCAGAGAGAAGGCCCGATGTGGTGGAAAATCAGCCGGATGCTGCTTCTCGACTTAATGTGGATGCTTCTCGGAATTTAGCAAAGGAAGCAG CTGCAATCGGAGCATTTCTAATCTACATTAGCTCAGATTATGTATTTGATGGAACAAATCCACCTTATAGGGAGGAAGACATACCAAGTCCCCTAAACCTGTATGGCAAAACCAAATTAGAAGGAGAAAAGGCCGTCCTGGAGAACAATTTAG GAGCTGCTGTTTTGAGAATTCCTGTTCTGTATGGAGAAGTTGAGAAGCTTGAAGAAAGTGCCGTGACTATTATGTTTGATAAAGTGCAGTTCAGCAACAAGTCAGCGAACATGGACCACTGGCAGCAGAGGTTCCCCACCCATGTCAAAGATGTAGCCACCGTGTGTCGTCAGTTAGCCGAGAAGAGAATGCTG GATCCGTCAATTAAGGGAACCTTTCATTGGTCTGGCAACGAACAGATGACTAAGTATGAAATGGCATGTGCCATTGCCGATGCCTTCAACCTCCCCAGCAGTCACTTAAGACCT ataactGACAGTCCAGTCTTAGGAGCACTACGTCCAAGAAATGCTCAGCTTGACTGCTCCAAATTAGAGACCTTGGGCATTGGCCAGCGAACACCATTTCGAATTGGAATCAAAGAATCACTCTGGCCTTTCCTCATTGACAAGAGATGGAGACAAACGGTTTTTCATTAG
- the MAT2B gene encoding methionine adenosyltransferase 2 subunit beta isoform X1 yields MVGREKELAIHFVPGNCRLEEEEVNIPSRRVLVTGATGLLGRAVYREFKQNNWHAFGCGYRRARPKFEQVNLLDSDAVRHIVHDVQPHVIVHCAAERRPDVVENQPDAASRLNVDASRNLAKEAAAIGAFLIYISSDYVFDGTNPPYREEDIPSPLNLYGKTKLEGEKAVLENNLGAAVLRIPVLYGEVEKLEESAVTIMFDKVQFSNKSANMDHWQQRFPTHVKDVATVCRQLAEKRMLDPSIKGTFHWSGNEQMTKYEMACAIADAFNLPSSHLRPITDSPVLGALRPRNAQLDCSKLETLGIGQRTPFRIGIKESLWPFLIDKRWRQTVFH; encoded by the exons ATGGTGGGACGGGAGAAGGAGCTCGCCATCCACTTTGTTCCCGGGAACTGCCGGCTCGAAGAG GAGGAAGTGAACATCCCCAGCAGGCGGGTTCTGGTCACTGGTGCCACTGGGCTTCTTGGCAGAGCTGTGTACAGAGAATTTAAGCAGAATAATTGGCATGCCTTTGGCTGTGGTTATAGAAGAGCGAGGCCAAAGTTTGAGCAGGTCAATCTGTTGGACTCCGATGCGGTTCGTCACATTGTTCATGACGTTCAG CCCCACGTCATAGTGCATTGTGCAGCAGAGAGAAGGCCCGATGTGGTGGAAAATCAGCCGGATGCTGCTTCTCGACTTAATGTGGATGCTTCTCGGAATTTAGCAAAGGAAGCAG CTGCAATCGGAGCATTTCTAATCTACATTAGCTCAGATTATGTATTTGATGGAACAAATCCACCTTATAGGGAGGAAGACATACCAAGTCCCCTAAACCTGTATGGCAAAACCAAATTAGAAGGAGAAAAGGCCGTCCTGGAGAACAATTTAG GAGCTGCTGTTTTGAGAATTCCTGTTCTGTATGGAGAAGTTGAGAAGCTTGAAGAAAGTGCCGTGACTATTATGTTTGATAAAGTGCAGTTCAGCAACAAGTCAGCGAACATGGACCACTGGCAGCAGAGGTTCCCCACCCATGTCAAAGATGTAGCCACCGTGTGTCGTCAGTTAGCCGAGAAGAGAATGCTG GATCCGTCAATTAAGGGAACCTTTCATTGGTCTGGCAACGAACAGATGACTAAGTATGAAATGGCATGTGCCATTGCCGATGCCTTCAACCTCCCCAGCAGTCACTTAAGACCT ataactGACAGTCCAGTCTTAGGAGCACTACGTCCAAGAAATGCTCAGCTTGACTGCTCCAAATTAGAGACCTTGGGCATTGGCCAGCGAACACCATTTCGAATTGGAATCAAAGAATCACTCTGGCCTTTCCTCATTGACAAGAGATGGAGACAAACGGTTTTTCATTAG
- the MAT2B gene encoding methionine adenosyltransferase 2 subunit beta isoform X3 gives MEEVNIPSRRVLVTGATGLLGRAVYREFKQNNWHAFGCGYRRARPKFEQVNLLDSDAVRHIVHDVQPHVIVHCAAERRPDVVENQPDAASRLNVDASRNLAKEAAAIGAFLIYISSDYVFDGTNPPYREEDIPSPLNLYGKTKLEGEKAVLENNLGAAVLRIPVLYGEVEKLEESAVTIMFDKVQFSNKSANMDHWQQRFPTHVKDVATVCRQLAEKRMLDPSIKGTFHWSGNEQMTKYEMACAIADAFNLPSSHLRPITDSPVLGALRPRNAQLDCSKLETLGIGQRTPFRIGIKESLWPFLIDKRWRQTVFH, from the exons ATG GAGGAAGTGAACATCCCCAGCAGGCGGGTTCTGGTCACTGGTGCCACTGGGCTTCTTGGCAGAGCTGTGTACAGAGAATTTAAGCAGAATAATTGGCATGCCTTTGGCTGTGGTTATAGAAGAGCGAGGCCAAAGTTTGAGCAGGTCAATCTGTTGGACTCCGATGCGGTTCGTCACATTGTTCATGACGTTCAG CCCCACGTCATAGTGCATTGTGCAGCAGAGAGAAGGCCCGATGTGGTGGAAAATCAGCCGGATGCTGCTTCTCGACTTAATGTGGATGCTTCTCGGAATTTAGCAAAGGAAGCAG CTGCAATCGGAGCATTTCTAATCTACATTAGCTCAGATTATGTATTTGATGGAACAAATCCACCTTATAGGGAGGAAGACATACCAAGTCCCCTAAACCTGTATGGCAAAACCAAATTAGAAGGAGAAAAGGCCGTCCTGGAGAACAATTTAG GAGCTGCTGTTTTGAGAATTCCTGTTCTGTATGGAGAAGTTGAGAAGCTTGAAGAAAGTGCCGTGACTATTATGTTTGATAAAGTGCAGTTCAGCAACAAGTCAGCGAACATGGACCACTGGCAGCAGAGGTTCCCCACCCATGTCAAAGATGTAGCCACCGTGTGTCGTCAGTTAGCCGAGAAGAGAATGCTG GATCCGTCAATTAAGGGAACCTTTCATTGGTCTGGCAACGAACAGATGACTAAGTATGAAATGGCATGTGCCATTGCCGATGCCTTCAACCTCCCCAGCAGTCACTTAAGACCT ataactGACAGTCCAGTCTTAGGAGCACTACGTCCAAGAAATGCTCAGCTTGACTGCTCCAAATTAGAGACCTTGGGCATTGGCCAGCGAACACCATTTCGAATTGGAATCAAAGAATCACTCTGGCCTTTCCTCATTGACAAGAGATGGAGACAAACGGTTTTTCATTAG
- the MAT2B gene encoding methionine adenosyltransferase 2 subunit beta isoform X5, with amino-acid sequence MPEMPEDMEQEEVNIPSRRVLVTGATGLLGRAVYREFKQNNWHAFGCGYRRARPKFEQVNLLDSDAVRHIVHDVQPHVIVHCAAERRPDVVENQPDAASRLNVDASRNLAKEAAAIGAFLIYISSDYVFDGTNPPYREEDIPSPLNLYGKTKLEGEKAVLENNLGAAVLRIPVLYGEVEKLEESAVTIMFDKVQFSNKSANMDHWQQRFPTHVKDVATVCRQLAEKRMLDPSIKGTFHWSGNEQMTKYEMACAIADAFNLPSSHLRPGSRQTSCTEGKMK; translated from the exons ATGCCTGAAATGCCGGAGGACATGGAACAG GAGGAAGTGAACATCCCCAGCAGGCGGGTTCTGGTCACTGGTGCCACTGGGCTTCTTGGCAGAGCTGTGTACAGAGAATTTAAGCAGAATAATTGGCATGCCTTTGGCTGTGGTTATAGAAGAGCGAGGCCAAAGTTTGAGCAGGTCAATCTGTTGGACTCCGATGCGGTTCGTCACATTGTTCATGACGTTCAG CCCCACGTCATAGTGCATTGTGCAGCAGAGAGAAGGCCCGATGTGGTGGAAAATCAGCCGGATGCTGCTTCTCGACTTAATGTGGATGCTTCTCGGAATTTAGCAAAGGAAGCAG CTGCAATCGGAGCATTTCTAATCTACATTAGCTCAGATTATGTATTTGATGGAACAAATCCACCTTATAGGGAGGAAGACATACCAAGTCCCCTAAACCTGTATGGCAAAACCAAATTAGAAGGAGAAAAGGCCGTCCTGGAGAACAATTTAG GAGCTGCTGTTTTGAGAATTCCTGTTCTGTATGGAGAAGTTGAGAAGCTTGAAGAAAGTGCCGTGACTATTATGTTTGATAAAGTGCAGTTCAGCAACAAGTCAGCGAACATGGACCACTGGCAGCAGAGGTTCCCCACCCATGTCAAAGATGTAGCCACCGTGTGTCGTCAGTTAGCCGAGAAGAGAATGCTG GATCCGTCAATTAAGGGAACCTTTCATTGGTCTGGCAACGAACAGATGACTAAGTATGAAATGGCATGTGCCATTGCCGATGCCTTCAACCTCCCCAGCAGTCACTTAAGACCT ggATCACGGCAGACTTCTTGCACTGAAGGCAAAATGAAGTAG
- the MAT2B gene encoding methionine adenosyltransferase 2 subunit beta isoform X4 — MVGREKELAIHFVPGNCRLEEEEVNIPSRRVLVTGATGLLGRAVYREFKQNNWHAFGCGYRRARPKFEQVNLLDSDAVRHIVHDVQPHVIVHCAAERRPDVVENQPDAASRLNVDASRNLAKEAAAIGAFLIYISSDYVFDGTNPPYREEDIPSPLNLYGKTKLEGEKAVLENNLGAAVLRIPVLYGEVEKLEESAVTIMFDKVQFSNKSANMDHWQQRFPTHVKDVATVCRQLAEKRMLDPSIKGTFHWSGNEQMTKYEMACAIADAFNLPSSHLRPGSRQTSCTEGKMK, encoded by the exons ATGGTGGGACGGGAGAAGGAGCTCGCCATCCACTTTGTTCCCGGGAACTGCCGGCTCGAAGAG GAGGAAGTGAACATCCCCAGCAGGCGGGTTCTGGTCACTGGTGCCACTGGGCTTCTTGGCAGAGCTGTGTACAGAGAATTTAAGCAGAATAATTGGCATGCCTTTGGCTGTGGTTATAGAAGAGCGAGGCCAAAGTTTGAGCAGGTCAATCTGTTGGACTCCGATGCGGTTCGTCACATTGTTCATGACGTTCAG CCCCACGTCATAGTGCATTGTGCAGCAGAGAGAAGGCCCGATGTGGTGGAAAATCAGCCGGATGCTGCTTCTCGACTTAATGTGGATGCTTCTCGGAATTTAGCAAAGGAAGCAG CTGCAATCGGAGCATTTCTAATCTACATTAGCTCAGATTATGTATTTGATGGAACAAATCCACCTTATAGGGAGGAAGACATACCAAGTCCCCTAAACCTGTATGGCAAAACCAAATTAGAAGGAGAAAAGGCCGTCCTGGAGAACAATTTAG GAGCTGCTGTTTTGAGAATTCCTGTTCTGTATGGAGAAGTTGAGAAGCTTGAAGAAAGTGCCGTGACTATTATGTTTGATAAAGTGCAGTTCAGCAACAAGTCAGCGAACATGGACCACTGGCAGCAGAGGTTCCCCACCCATGTCAAAGATGTAGCCACCGTGTGTCGTCAGTTAGCCGAGAAGAGAATGCTG GATCCGTCAATTAAGGGAACCTTTCATTGGTCTGGCAACGAACAGATGACTAAGTATGAAATGGCATGTGCCATTGCCGATGCCTTCAACCTCCCCAGCAGTCACTTAAGACCT ggATCACGGCAGACTTCTTGCACTGAAGGCAAAATGAAGTAG